DNA sequence from the Penicillium psychrofluorescens genome assembly, chromosome: 3 genome:
ACGCGTAgcctcgtcctcttcttcgggcttGCCGGCAGCACCCTGGGCCTCTTCGGCACGCTTCTGCTGCAGGAAATCTTCGAATGGGTCCACGAAGACAGTGACGTCCTTGATAAAGATATCCGGCGTTGGCCGATTCGTGGACGACTCCACGGGCTGCGTTTCGAGCTTGTTCAAGGTGGTGGACGACGGGGTTGGGTCGTCAATGATACGACCGAAGATGGTATGCTTGCGGTCGAGATGCGGCAGGGCTCGATAGGCAATGAAGCTGGTGGCGCCGGTTAGCGGGGATGAGAGGGAATACCGGAGAAAGTGGAACACAACTCACAATTGGCTGCTATTCGTGTTTTTGCCCTTGTTCGCCATGCTGAGCGTGCCCCGAGAATCGTGCTTCAACGGACCCTCGAACTCATCGGAGAAGTACTTGCCCCAAACGCTCTCCCCACCGCGTCCGCTACCAGTCGGATCGCCGCCCTGGATCATAAACCCCTTGATGTTGCGGTGAAACGCGACGTCCTTGTAGTATCCCTTcttggcgagctggaggaaatTCCACACGGCCTTGGGCGCGTATTCGGGGTACAGCTCCAGGTTCAAGTGGCCGAACGTAGTTACAATTCGCGCATAGCCTTTACCCTTGATCCGACCCCGTTTCAGCATGTACTCTTCTTCCGATAGCAGCGCCAGCTCGCCCGATGTGTGGGGGGTCAGTCCCGTGCTTGTGAAAGAAGCGGCAGCTTTGCCGGTCGTGAATCGGGCAGCGTTGTAAGGCGTCGGCTTCCCTGGTTGGATTGTCCCTGTCTTCGAAAGCGCAGTAGCAGAGCCGCCGGTTTTGGAGACTGCTTTGGAACCTGCTGCCGCAGAGCCCATCTGTTGCGTTCGTTCCGCCCGAGCCTTGGCCACCGCTTCCTTCGCTTTCAGGATCTTCGCCGAACTACCGAGCGCATTGTTGTTCACACTCCCCGACGTCTGCTGACCCTCCAGAATCTCTGTATCGCCCTCCTTCAAGTAATTGAACGAGCTGAGGTTGCGCGACTCGATATTCTGCGGATCTTGCAGGGTGATGATATCCTTCCGAGTGAACTCCTCATCCGTAACCAGGTCGCGCCACAGTTTCCCCTTAATATTCAGCCTCTCCACCGTATCCCAAGCAAATACATTGCCCGTGTTGCGCAGTGCGACGATATGCGTATTATCCGTGAGCACCTTGAACGTGACCGGGTCGACATAATCGCCCTCCTCATTCTTCGCGATCGTCAACTTGATCAGATCGGAGCTCTTCAGCGGCGCGCCATCGACGGGATTCGTGCCGTGTTTCTTGATCCAGGGCAGGATGTTGGTCAgatcgaagatgatgccgGTGGGTGTGCAGACCGGGTGCGAGAAGGgctggagagagagcgaACAGAAGTTGAAGGGCAGGCGCTTGAATGAGCCAGGGGCACCACCCTTTCTGGCCTTCCCAACACCGGCGCccgcgctggcggagaaAGCATCCTCGGAGGCCCACTCGGAGTGTGTGATGTAGAGCTTGTCCGTTCCTTTGCCCATGTTGTGAAGCTCAGGTTTGATCACTTTTTTGCGCGGCGGATTGTATGACGGTGCGCTAGCCTATTCGGGACTAGCGCGTTTACTATATTCTACACAGGCTGGAGTTAGGGCTTGGTGGCTCGGAGCATTGTATGGAGCATTGTATGTATTCTACTCAATGTCAAATACTTTTAACAGCGTGGATCTGAACGGTGTCACTACCCAGCGTCGCATGCGAAATCTTAACCACAATAGTCCCAGGCTGGCCAGCAACGGTTCGAATCACCGCTCCCCCCACACCTCCATTGTCACTCAAGGGAAAGACATCATTGGCGAATCCACTACCTACCCGCTCGCCGGGGCCCCGAATGGAAATGGTCGCATTGCCGCTGGCGTAGGGACGCGGGTTTCCGTACTTGTCTACCGCACGGAAGGATATGAGAGTACTGTCGATGCCATCAGCCTCCAATTTCGGGTCGTTCAGAGTAATCCGAATATGATCCCCCTCGGTGCTTCCGGACAATGTACGCGAGGCCACTTTCTTCCCGGCCACGTATCCGTCGAGGTGAAGTTCCGGTAAAGCAGCAGTGGTATTGAGTTTAGTCGTGTCCAGGTAGAATGGGGGGTGGGCTGTGTGAGAGAAGTTGGCCGTGTCGGGACTGAGCGTCGCATAATGCCTTCCGTTGATATACGCTTCCAGGGTGTCGCAGTTGGACCAAATTGTAGCATTGTCCCCCAGCGTGGTTACAGGTGAGAAGGAGCCAAAATCCCAGTAGAACGCCGGTTCAATCAGAGCGCCATCGGCCGGATCCCCCTGGGTGAGATAAAATGCAGCGCCAGGCTTGTACACGCGGAAAGTATCGATCAGTCCAGGCCACTTGACATTTTCATACATGTTGCCATTTAGTGACTGGTAATCAATGGCGCACCAGCCCAGAAGACCACTGTAACTATTATTGCTGGCCGCAATGTCGTGTACCTGAGCGTGCAACTTGGCCTGGTCTTGCATAACAT
Encoded proteins:
- a CDS encoding uncharacterized protein (ID:PFLUO_005072-T1.cds;~source:funannotate); translated protein: MGKGTDKLYITHSEWASEDAFSASAGAGVGKARKGGAPGSFKRLPFNFCSLSLQPFSHPVCTPTGIIFDLTNILPWIKKHGTNPVDGAPLKSSDLIKLTIAKNEEGDYVDPVTFKVLTDNTHIVALRNTGNVFAWDTVERLNIKGKLWRDLVTDEEFTRKDIITLQDPQNIESRNLSSFNYLKEGDTEILEGQQTSGSVNNNALGSSAKILKAKEAVAKARAERTQQMGSAAAGSKAVSKTGGSATALSKTGTIQPGKPTPYNAARFTTGKAAASFTSTGLTPHTSGELALLSEEEYMLKRGRIKGKGYARIVTTFGHLNLELYPEYAPKAVWNFLQLAKKGYYKDVAFHRNIKGFMIQGGDPTGSGRGGESVWGKYFSDEFEGPLKHDSRGTLSMANKGKNTNSSQFFIAYRALPHLDRKHTIFGRIIDDPTPSSTTLNKLETQPVESSTNRPTPDIFIKDVTVFVDPFEDFLQQKRAEEAQGAAGKPEEEDEATRRVDDDRVTWTGKRVRGAGATSDDSSAGVGKYLKAALADRAGQEEDEIVEFVDDEPEPEPVRKKMKGTGGFGNFSSW